ATGGGCTAAAGTAATAGCTGCAAACAGCTGTTACCCTGGTCAAAACTGTTTGATGATCGATTCTGGGACCTGTATTACTTATGATTTGCTGAACAGCAAGAGCGAGTATTTTGGAGGGAGCATTAGTCCAGGCATAGATATGCGTTTTAAAGCGCTACATCATTTTACAGGTAGATTGCCATTGGTGAAATGGGATCAGGAAGCCGATATACCGAAGGGTATAGATACCAATTCGGCGATTAAAAATGGTGTTTTACAGGGAGTAATAAACGAAGTTGAGGGGTTTATATCCTCATATAATAAAGAAAATAAAGGCCTGACGGTATTGTTAACAGGGGGTAACGCTGCTTTTTTGCTAGAACAATTAAAAAACAGCATCTTTGCGCCTCAAATTATACACGATCCGTATTTGGTATTAAAAGGATTAAATGAAGTTATTGCATTTGAATATGTACAAAAAAATTAATTATATAGTAGCGGTAATGATCTTGTTAACTAGTGTTACTGTAAAGGCACAGGTTACTTCACAATCACCATATTCGAGATATGGTCTTGGAAATGTTAACGGGTTGTTGTTGCCTCAGCTTAGGGCAATGGGGGGCATCTCTACTGCCGTTTACAAGCCTAGTAATTATTACAGCAGTATTAACATGCAAAATCCGGCATCTTATTCCGGTATTACATTGACTACGGTTGATATGGGATTGACCGGGACATTTAAGGACCTAAAGCAAGGAGGCGTAAGTGAGGGTAATTTTAATGGCAGTTTCAGTCATTTGGCGCTTGCTTTTCCAATTAAACCAGGACGTACAGGATTAAGCTTTGGCATTCTCCCGTATACTGATTTGGGTTATAGTTATAGCAAAGTCAGTACACTGCCAAATGATACGAATAAAGTGAGAAATTTGTCTTCAGGTGAAGGTGGCTTAACAAAAGCTTATATGGGAATTGGCCAGCAGTTTGGTGAACACTTTAGGATTGGTGCAAACGTAGAATACATTTTTGGAAACCTGATTGAAAACCAGGGCGTAGAATTGCAAAGTGCTGCAGCTGTCAACACCAAGCAACAGGATAAAAATAGTATTGGTGGTATTGGCTTCTCTTATGGTGCTCAATATGAAATCCCATTAAGTCTTAAAAGCCGTATTACGATTGGTTATTCAGGTTCTTCTCCTTCTTCAATAAACTCCAAAAGAACTTTTTTGGTAACCAGATATATGACGCAGAGCTCTGGAGATGAAGGTCTTGCTATTGATACTCCAATTCTTCATCAAAATGCGTCTGCAAAGTTAAAACTTCCTTTGGTGCATAATTTTGGTATTACTGTGCAGAAAGACAATAAATGGTTAATTGGTGCCGATTATAGAATGGGAAACTGGTCTAAATTGAGTATTGATGGAGTGAACAGTGGACTTGATAATAGCTGGGGTGCTTCAATAGGTGGACAACTTACGCCGGATATGAATTCGATCGGAAGTTATTTTAATAGAGTAGACTATAGGTTAGGTTTTACTTATGACAAGACTTATATTAAAATAAACGACCAGAACATTAACCAAATGGCGGTTACGTTTGGTTTAGGCCTTCCTCTGGGATACACCAGGTTTGCGGTGAATAAGCTTAATTTCGCTGCGGAGCTAGGTAGAAGAGGTACATTGACCAATGGCCTGGTTCAGGAAAATTATATTAATTTTCACTTAGGAATTACACTTAACGATACCTGGTTTAGACGATTTAAGTTTGACTAATGGGCTCATAATAAGTTTATGGCAACTTTATCAGCAATAAGAAATACACATACCTGGATTAAAAGTCCGGGTATGATTTTTTGTATAGCTATGCTTTGTGTGGTCCAGCTTTCGCTGAGTTCATGTGGTGAGGATGATCTGAAGAAGGCTGCAAAACTTTCAAAAAAAGTCAGCCTGGATACAAATAGAACACTTGGCGTAGAAATTATTTACAGCGATTCTGCAAAAGTTAAGGCCAAAGGTTTTGCCCCGGTATTGGATAAGATCACACCTTCAAGTGGCATCATGTTTCAGGAAATGCCCAAAGGCGTAAAGATTCAGTTTCTGGATGATAAGCTGAATGTTACGGGCTCTATTACTTCGGATTATGCAATTATGAAGGAGACTGAGAAGCTGACCATTTTTAAAAAAAATGTAGTTGTAGTGAACCAATCACTGACTTTTAATACTGAAGAGCTGATCTGGGATCAGAATAAACAAATGTTTTTTTCACCTAAGGGGATTGTAACAAAACCTGATGGTTCTTTTATCAATGCGGTTAACTTTAGCGCACCCCAGGACTTTAGTTATTACAACTCCGGAAGTGGGTATGGAGAGACTTATGTTGAAGAAAAATTTGGCGAATAATTTAATGTTTTCTTTTTTTCGCAAAAGTTGTATCTTGCGCGCTCTTAAAAAAGAATTATAAATAAGAATATTATGGGATTAATGACATTTTTGCGGAATCGTGCAGGCTATATTTTGATAGGAACCATCGGTTTTGCAATTGTTGCATTTTTAGTTGGTGATGCAATTAAAGTAGGTAAGCCTTTTTGGGCCGAATCTCAGAAAGTTGTAGGATCAGTTGATGGTGAAGAAATTAGCATAGATCAATTTGGTCCGAAGGTAGACCAAAGTTTAGCTCAGTTTAAACAACAATATGGCGGTTCCGGCAATGCACAAATGCAGGCTATGGCCGTAGATAATGTATGGCAAGGTGAAGTGGCAGGTATCCTTTTAGGTAAGGAGTATGCTCGTTTGGGTTTAACAGTTTCAGGTGATGAGCTGTTTGATTTGCTTCAAGGAAAAAATCCAAGCCCACTGATTGTTCAATACTTTGGTAATCCTCAAACAGGTGAGGTAAACCGTGCTGAAATTATAAACTCATTGAAACAACAAGACAAAAACCCTCAGTTAAAACAACAATGGGGTCTTTTGCAACATGAGATTGAAAAGCAAGCGCTACAAAAGAAATATGCTAACTTAATCAGTAATTCTATTTATGTGACCACTTTGGAAGCAAATGACGAATATC
This is a stretch of genomic DNA from Candidatus Pedobacter colombiensis. It encodes these proteins:
- a CDS encoding type III pantothenate kinase yields the protein MHNLVIDIGNTNSKLAVFDEKTLVNYQVLKQIVPAELINVIKQYHIVNSSISSVSADLLDVIHVLESNTNYIPFSTSINTGIKNNYQTLSTLGLDRWAKVIAANSCYPGQNCLMIDSGTCITYDLLNSKSEYFGGSISPGIDMRFKALHHFTGRLPLVKWDQEADIPKGIDTNSAIKNGVLQGVINEVEGFISSYNKENKGLTVLLTGGNAAFLLEQLKNSIFAPQIIHDPYLVLKGLNEVIAFEYVQKN
- a CDS encoding outer membrane protein transport protein — its product is MKLLHLNMYKKINYIVAVMILLTSVTVKAQVTSQSPYSRYGLGNVNGLLLPQLRAMGGISTAVYKPSNYYSSINMQNPASYSGITLTTVDMGLTGTFKDLKQGGVSEGNFNGSFSHLALAFPIKPGRTGLSFGILPYTDLGYSYSKVSTLPNDTNKVRNLSSGEGGLTKAYMGIGQQFGEHFRIGANVEYIFGNLIENQGVELQSAAAVNTKQQDKNSIGGIGFSYGAQYEIPLSLKSRITIGYSGSSPSSINSKRTFLVTRYMTQSSGDEGLAIDTPILHQNASAKLKLPLVHNFGITVQKDNKWLIGADYRMGNWSKLSIDGVNSGLDNSWGASIGGQLTPDMNSIGSYFNRVDYRLGFTYDKTYIKINDQNINQMAVTFGLGLPLGYTRFAVNKLNFAAELGRRGTLTNGLVQENYINFHLGITLNDTWFRRFKFD